From Nocardioides sp. HDW12B, the proteins below share one genomic window:
- a CDS encoding AraC family transcriptional regulator has protein sequence MPTQEYLTDDVVMSTRSLEEARDAVTRVYLPHELVGEHDAIDMRLNAVSDRFLTLGYLTYQADTELRMPAAEQWYHVNLQLTGATWAHRSDGTREHTPARTRGLVLNPSQRNTVRWSPDAEQLILKVPRSGLESHLADLIGRPVTEAVDFDFGLDLSTAPGMTLLRSVELLATELERPGGLRDMPLARAQLESYVLTALLHAGRHQYTDALAGREDGARLGRLAPVVRYIEEHADAELTPELLARVACVSVRTLHAAFSEQLGESPMAYVRRIRLGKVRADLLRADPQRERVTDIALRWGFFHQSRFAQQYREQFHELPSATLQR, from the coding sequence ATGCCGACCCAGGAGTACCTCACCGACGACGTCGTGATGTCCACGCGCAGCCTGGAGGAGGCGCGGGACGCGGTGACGCGGGTCTACCTCCCGCACGAGCTGGTCGGCGAGCACGACGCCATCGACATGCGGCTCAACGCCGTCAGCGATCGCTTCCTGACCCTCGGCTACCTGACCTACCAGGCCGACACCGAGCTGCGGATGCCGGCGGCCGAGCAGTGGTACCACGTCAACCTGCAGCTCACCGGAGCCACCTGGGCGCACCGCTCCGACGGCACGCGCGAGCACACGCCCGCCCGCACGCGGGGGCTGGTCCTCAACCCGAGCCAGCGCAACACGGTGCGGTGGTCGCCGGACGCCGAGCAGCTGATCCTCAAGGTCCCGCGCAGCGGGCTGGAGTCGCACCTCGCCGACCTCATCGGGCGCCCGGTCACCGAGGCCGTCGACTTCGACTTCGGGCTCGACCTCTCGACCGCCCCGGGCATGACGCTGCTGCGCTCGGTCGAGCTGCTGGCGACCGAGCTCGAGCGTCCCGGGGGCCTGCGCGACATGCCCCTGGCCCGGGCCCAGCTCGAGTCCTACGTGCTGACCGCGCTGCTGCACGCTGGGCGCCACCAGTACACCGACGCGCTGGCCGGCCGCGAGGACGGCGCACGCCTGGGACGTCTCGCCCCCGTGGTGCGCTACATCGAGGAGCACGCCGACGCCGAGCTCACGCCCGAGCTGCTGGCGCGCGTCGCCTGCGTCAGCGTCCGCACCCTGCACGCCGCCTTCTCCGAGCAGCTGGGGGAGTCGCCGATGGCCTACGTGCGCCGCATCCGGCTCGGCAAGGTGCGCGCCGACCTGTTGCGCGCCGACCCGCAGCGGGAGCGAGTCACCGACATCGCGCTGCGGTGGGGGTTCTTCCACCAGTCCCGGTTCGCCCAGCAGTACCGCGAGCAGTTCCACGAGCTGCCCAGCGCGACGCTGCAGCGCTGA
- a CDS encoding aldehyde dehydrogenase has translation MTAPSTESTATSAPGELERFGLFIGGQVVEAASGRTFESTNPYTGRSWAVLADGAPEDVDRAVASARAAFEGEWGQMSGFARADVLRRVATAITENAERLALLEVRDSGKLMREMRGQLQALGTWYSYFSGLADKIEGKTVPAVNPAAYFGYTLRQPVGVVGAITPWNSPLLLLTFKLAPLLAAGCTCVVKPSEHAPASTVAFAQVLHEAGLPAGVLNVVTGWDRSTGESLASHQGVDKVAFTGSTATGAKVAQAAVANINKVTLELGGKSPQVVFADADLDAAANGLVAGVFAATGQTCMAGSRLIVHESVKDELVAKVVERANAIKQGDPTADDTEMGPVANRPQYEKVLGYLDGARDEGWTIACGGEPNADLGGLFVRPTVVLADPTATIVKEEVFGPVLSAYTFTDEEEAVRLANDTPYGLAGAVWTKDVHRAHRVAARLQAGTVWINAYRVVAPNMPFGGFGLSGIGRENGSDAVDEYLENKSVFVELTGGTRDPFKLG, from the coding sequence GTGACCGCACCGTCCACCGAGTCCACTGCCACCTCCGCCCCCGGGGAGCTGGAGCGCTTCGGGCTCTTCATCGGCGGCCAGGTCGTCGAGGCGGCGTCCGGGAGGACCTTCGAGTCCACCAACCCCTACACGGGACGGTCCTGGGCGGTCCTCGCCGACGGTGCGCCGGAGGACGTCGACCGGGCGGTGGCCTCGGCCCGCGCGGCCTTCGAGGGGGAGTGGGGCCAGATGAGCGGCTTCGCCCGCGCCGACGTGCTGCGGCGGGTGGCCACGGCCATCACCGAGAACGCCGAGCGGCTCGCCCTGCTCGAGGTCCGCGACTCCGGCAAGCTGATGCGCGAGATGCGTGGTCAGCTCCAGGCACTGGGCACGTGGTACTCCTACTTCTCCGGTCTCGCCGACAAGATCGAGGGCAAGACGGTCCCGGCGGTCAACCCGGCGGCGTACTTCGGCTACACCCTGCGCCAGCCCGTCGGCGTGGTGGGAGCCATCACGCCGTGGAACAGCCCGCTGCTGCTGCTGACCTTCAAGCTGGCGCCGCTGCTGGCCGCCGGGTGCACCTGCGTGGTCAAGCCGTCGGAGCACGCGCCGGCCTCCACGGTCGCCTTCGCCCAGGTGCTGCACGAGGCCGGCCTGCCGGCCGGGGTGCTCAACGTCGTGACCGGCTGGGACCGCTCGACGGGTGAGTCCCTGGCCTCGCACCAGGGGGTGGACAAGGTCGCCTTCACGGGCTCGACGGCCACCGGCGCCAAGGTGGCCCAGGCCGCGGTGGCCAACATCAACAAGGTCACCCTGGAGCTCGGCGGCAAGTCCCCGCAGGTCGTGTTCGCCGACGCGGACCTCGACGCCGCCGCCAACGGCCTGGTCGCCGGCGTCTTCGCCGCCACCGGGCAGACGTGCATGGCCGGCTCGCGGCTCATCGTGCACGAGTCGGTGAAGGACGAGCTGGTGGCCAAGGTCGTCGAGCGCGCCAACGCCATCAAGCAGGGCGACCCCACGGCCGACGACACCGAGATGGGCCCGGTGGCCAACCGGCCGCAGTACGAGAAGGTGCTCGGCTACCTCGACGGCGCCCGGGACGAGGGCTGGACGATCGCCTGCGGGGGCGAGCCCAACGCCGACCTCGGCGGGCTGTTCGTCCGGCCCACGGTGGTGCTGGCCGACCCCACGGCCACGATCGTCAAGGAGGAGGTCTTCGGTCCGGTGCTGTCGGCGTACACCTTCACCGACGAGGAGGAGGCCGTCCGGCTGGCCAACGACACGCCGTACGGCCTGGCCGGGGCGGTGTGGACGAAGGACGTCCACCGCGCCCACCGGGTCGCGGCGCGCCTGCAGGCCGGCACGGTCTGGATCAACGCCTACCGGGTCGTGGCGCCCAACATGCCGTTCGGCGGGTTTGGCCTGTCGGGGATCGGCCGGGAGAACGGCTCCGACGCCGTCGACGAGTACCTCGAGAACAAGTCGGTCTTCGTCGAGCTGACCGGGGGCACGCGCGACCCGTTCAAGCTCGGCTGA
- a CDS encoding peptidase yields the protein MRNLKRPTALAGVTGMLLAGLLAAGNGTAEAAPERDSRAAVVGHRTAAASDAAAAERIRDYWTPKRMRAADPLVVSPSTSSDTTVERGTPQTVRGQVAKGKPGGGSSSGYLGGPWTGGGNVVKTTGKVFFTLGGSNYVCSGSAVTSPNKSTVTTAGHCLNEGPGDYASNFSFVPAYDNGSAPYGEWVATQLFTTTEWATTGDYNYDVGMAKVGTLNGATLTETVGSQGIGFNQARGQFVHAFGYPAASPYDGQELDYCSGTTTNDTRGTQDMRLACNMTGGSSGGPWFQQFSGGNGVQVSVNSFGYRGEKNAMYGPYFGSVIQTLYTTASAS from the coding sequence ATGAGGAACCTGAAGCGGCCGACCGCACTGGCCGGAGTCACCGGAATGCTCCTGGCGGGGCTCCTCGCTGCCGGCAACGGCACCGCCGAGGCAGCCCCCGAGCGCGACAGCCGCGCCGCCGTCGTGGGCCATCGCACCGCCGCGGCCAGCGATGCCGCCGCGGCCGAGCGCATCCGCGACTACTGGACGCCGAAGCGCATGCGCGCCGCCGACCCCCTGGTGGTCTCCCCGTCCACGTCGTCGGACACCACGGTCGAGCGCGGCACGCCGCAGACCGTGCGCGGCCAGGTCGCCAAGGGCAAGCCCGGCGGTGGCAGCAGCAGCGGCTACCTCGGTGGCCCGTGGACCGGGGGCGGCAACGTCGTCAAGACCACCGGCAAGGTGTTCTTCACCCTCGGCGGCTCCAACTACGTGTGCTCCGGCAGCGCGGTCACCTCGCCCAACAAGAGCACCGTGACCACGGCCGGTCACTGCCTCAACGAGGGCCCCGGCGACTACGCGTCCAACTTCTCCTTCGTGCCCGCCTACGACAACGGCTCCGCGCCGTACGGCGAGTGGGTCGCTACGCAGCTCTTCACCACCACCGAGTGGGCGACCACGGGCGACTACAACTACGACGTCGGCATGGCCAAGGTCGGCACCCTGAACGGCGCCACGCTGACCGAAACGGTCGGCAGCCAGGGCATCGGCTTCAACCAGGCTCGCGGCCAGTTCGTGCACGCCTTCGGCTACCCGGCCGCGTCGCCGTACGACGGCCAGGAGCTGGACTACTGCTCCGGCACCACCACCAACGACACCCGCGGCACCCAGGACATGCGCCTGGCCTGCAACATGACCGGCGGCTCCTCCGGCGGTCCGTGGTTCCAGCAGTTCTCCGGCGGCAACGGGGTCCAGGTCTCGGTGAACTCGTTCGGCTACCGCGGCGAGAAGAACGCGATGTACGGGCCGTACTTCGGCTCGGTCATCCAGACGCTCTACACGACCGCCTCGGCGTCCTGA
- a CDS encoding L-threonylcarbamoyladenylate synthase, whose product MARFVDVHPQDPQPRRIAQVVEMLRDDALVAYPTDSGYALGTRLDNPQGTERIKRIRQLDDKHHFTLVCADFGQLGQLVQLSNAAFRAVKAATPGPYTFILPATREVPRRLAHPKKRTVGVRIPDHPVVRALLRELGEPLLSSTLLLPDHPEPLTDGWQIKEELDHAVDVVIDAGDCGTEPTTVVDWSEGAPEVTRVGAGDPDRFA is encoded by the coding sequence ATGGCCCGCTTCGTCGACGTACACCCGCAGGACCCGCAGCCGCGGCGCATCGCGCAGGTCGTGGAGATGCTGCGTGACGACGCCCTCGTGGCCTACCCGACCGACTCGGGATACGCCCTGGGGACGCGGTTGGACAACCCGCAGGGCACCGAGCGCATCAAACGGATCCGCCAGCTCGACGACAAGCACCACTTCACGCTCGTGTGCGCCGACTTCGGCCAGCTCGGTCAGCTCGTGCAGCTGAGCAACGCCGCGTTCCGGGCGGTGAAGGCGGCCACGCCGGGGCCCTACACCTTCATCCTGCCCGCGACGCGCGAGGTGCCACGCCGGCTCGCGCACCCCAAGAAGCGCACGGTCGGCGTCCGCATCCCCGACCACCCGGTGGTGCGGGCGCTGCTCCGCGAGCTCGGTGAGCCCCTGCTGTCGAGCACGCTCCTGCTGCCCGATCACCCGGAGCCGCTGACGGACGGCTGGCAGATCAAGGAGGAGCTCGACCACGCCGTCGACGTCGTCATCGACGCCGGGGACTGCGGCACCGAGCCGACCACGGTCGTGGACTGGTCCGAGGGCGCCCCCGAGGTCACCCGTGTGGGTGCCGGGGATCCCGATCGTTTCGCCTGA
- the map gene encoding type I methionyl aminopeptidase has translation MTPIAPAALSPRRAVPAAVDRPEYVDQPAPLPFRGSEVKDAETIELMRVAGRLAARALAEVGRHVQPGVTTDTLDRVGHEFLLDHGAYPSTLGYRGFPKSLCTSVNEVICHGIPDARVVEDGDIVNVDITAYLGGVHGDTNATFLAGDVADETRLLVERTHEALHRAIRAVRPGRRVNVVGRVIEAYAARFGYGVVREFTGHGIGTAFHSGLVIPHTDEDRYDDLIEPGMTFTIEPMLCLGTAQWDMWDDGWTVTTKDKRPSAQFEHTLLVTADGAEILTLP, from the coding sequence GTGACTCCGATCGCTCCTGCGGCCCTCTCCCCGCGCCGCGCCGTCCCCGCGGCCGTCGACCGCCCCGAGTACGTCGACCAGCCCGCCCCCCTGCCCTTCCGCGGCTCCGAGGTCAAGGACGCCGAGACCATCGAGCTGATGCGCGTAGCGGGCCGGCTGGCGGCCCGCGCGCTCGCCGAGGTCGGTCGTCACGTGCAGCCCGGTGTCACCACCGACACGCTGGACCGGGTAGGCCACGAGTTCCTCCTCGACCACGGCGCCTACCCCTCGACGCTCGGCTACCGCGGCTTCCCGAAGTCGCTGTGCACCAGTGTGAACGAGGTCATCTGCCACGGCATCCCCGACGCTCGCGTCGTCGAGGACGGCGACATCGTCAACGTCGACATCACCGCCTACCTCGGCGGCGTGCACGGCGACACCAACGCGACGTTCCTCGCCGGTGACGTGGCCGACGAGACCCGTCTCCTGGTGGAGCGCACCCACGAGGCCCTGCACCGCGCCATCCGAGCCGTGCGACCCGGCCGCCGGGTCAACGTCGTCGGACGTGTCATCGAGGCCTACGCCGCCCGCTTCGGCTACGGCGTGGTCCGCGAGTTCACCGGCCACGGGATCGGCACCGCGTTCCACTCCGGGCTGGTGATCCCCCACACCGACGAGGACCGCTACGACGACCTCATCGAGCCGGGCATGACCTTCACCATCGAGCCCATGCTGTGCCTGGGCACCGCCCAGTGGGACATGTGGGACGACGGCTGGACGGTCACGACCAAGGACAAGCGCCCGAGCGCGCAGTTCGAGCACACGCTGCTCGTCACCGCCGACGGCGCCGAGATCCTCACGCTCCCCTGA
- the panB gene encoding 3-methyl-2-oxobutanoate hydroxymethyltransferase yields the protein MVEQSSEQPAPYGGVPGATSTPGSPAEGAAPRRRVRIPHLQQMKERGEKWAMLTAYDMYAAATFDEAGIPVLLVGDSASNNVYGNETSLPVTVDELVPLVRAVTRSTTYALVVADLPFGSYQRSPEQAYDTAVRFMKEAGAHCVKLEGGAEMAPQVEMLVRGGIPVMAHIGFTPQSEHSLGGYRIQGKGAGAEKLLADAAAMEAAGAFAVVMEMVPGDLAAEVTQKLAIPTIGIGAGNRTDAQVLVWQDALGLRTGRMPRFVKQYADLHGVMLEAAKAYAADVAGGTFPGPEHTF from the coding sequence ATGGTCGAGCAGTCGAGCGAGCAGCCCGCGCCGTACGGCGGTGTCCCCGGTGCCACCAGCACCCCCGGCTCCCCCGCGGAGGGCGCCGCGCCCCGCCGACGGGTCCGGATCCCGCACCTGCAGCAGATGAAGGAGCGCGGGGAGAAGTGGGCGATGCTCACCGCCTACGACATGTACGCCGCCGCGACTTTCGACGAGGCGGGCATCCCGGTCCTGCTGGTCGGTGACTCCGCGTCCAACAACGTCTACGGCAACGAGACCTCCCTCCCGGTGACCGTCGACGAGCTGGTCCCGCTGGTGCGCGCGGTGACGCGCTCGACGACGTACGCCCTGGTGGTCGCGGACCTGCCCTTCGGCTCCTACCAGCGCTCGCCCGAGCAGGCCTACGACACCGCGGTCCGCTTCATGAAGGAGGCCGGTGCGCACTGCGTGAAGCTCGAGGGCGGCGCGGAGATGGCCCCCCAGGTCGAGATGCTCGTGCGCGGCGGCATCCCGGTGATGGCCCACATCGGCTTCACCCCGCAGTCCGAGCACAGCCTCGGCGGCTACCGCATCCAGGGCAAGGGCGCGGGCGCGGAGAAGCTGCTGGCCGACGCCGCCGCGATGGAGGCCGCCGGCGCCTTCGCCGTCGTGATGGAGATGGTGCCCGGCGACCTCGCGGCCGAGGTGACGCAGAAGCTCGCCATCCCCACCATCGGGATCGGCGCCGGCAACCGCACCGACGCGCAGGTCCTGGTCTGGCAGGACGCGCTCGGCCTGCGCACCGGACGGATGCCCCGCTTCGTCAAGCAGTACGCCGACCTGCACGGCGTCATGCTCGAGGCCGCGAAGGCGTACGCCGCCGACGTCGCCGGTGGCACGTTCCCCGGCCCCGAGCACACCTTCTGA
- a CDS encoding NAD(+) synthase, giving the protein MHGWGLWDTGDVDFSSVYAHGFARVAACTLPVAVADPASNARAVLEQARACHDDGVAVALFPELCLSGYAIDDLVLQDSLLAAVREAVEVVVAASADLLPVLVVGAPLVNGTRVFNCAVVVHHGRVLGVVPKSALPTYREFYERRWYAAGDDQRGGSIELAGGRVPFGPDLVFTATDVADLRLHVEICEDLWVPVPPSAEAALAGATVLANLSGSPITVARAEDRRLLVRSQSSRCLAAYLYAAAGEGESSTDLSWDGQTMVYEVGELLAETERFPEGPRRSVADVDLGRIRQERLRQGTFDDNRRTHGISTRRQAQDTAGPITGRLFREVSFTLDPPAGGIGLRRKVDRFPFVPDDVERLAQDCYEAYNIQVAGLEQRLRAIGQPKVVIGVSGGLDSTHALIVAARAMDRLGRSRSDILAYTLPGFATSDHTRGNATRLATSLGVSFAEVDIRPAAEQMLRDLDHPFSDGEPVYDVTFENVQAGLRTDYLFRFANHLGGIVLGTGDLSELALGWCTYGVGDQMSHYAVNTGVPKTLIQHLIRWVVSEGLFDADVNEVLEVIVDQEITPELVPTEEGKKPQATEDTIGPYALQDFTLFHVLRRGTRPSTIAFLAHHAWSDVTTGEWPPGLPEARRTAYDLEEIRHWLEVFVKRFFAFSQFKRSALPNGPKVSSGGSLSPRGDWRAPSDGNAAAWLADLERVPRA; this is encoded by the coding sequence ATGCACGGATGGGGCCTCTGGGACACTGGTGACGTGGACTTCTCCTCGGTGTACGCGCACGGCTTCGCCCGGGTGGCGGCCTGCACGCTGCCCGTGGCGGTCGCCGACCCCGCGAGCAACGCCCGTGCGGTGCTCGAGCAGGCCCGCGCCTGCCACGACGACGGGGTGGCGGTGGCGCTGTTCCCCGAGCTGTGCCTGAGCGGCTACGCCATCGACGACCTGGTGCTGCAGGACAGCCTGCTCGCCGCCGTGCGCGAGGCGGTCGAGGTCGTGGTGGCCGCCAGCGCCGACCTGCTCCCGGTGCTCGTGGTCGGCGCTCCGCTGGTCAACGGCACGCGGGTCTTCAACTGCGCGGTGGTCGTCCACCACGGCCGCGTGCTCGGCGTCGTGCCGAAGTCGGCGCTGCCGACGTACCGCGAGTTCTACGAGCGCCGGTGGTATGCCGCCGGCGACGACCAGCGCGGGGGCTCGATCGAGCTCGCCGGCGGGCGTGTGCCGTTCGGCCCGGACCTCGTCTTCACCGCCACCGACGTGGCCGACCTGCGCCTGCACGTCGAGATCTGCGAGGACCTGTGGGTGCCGGTCCCGCCCAGCGCCGAGGCCGCGCTCGCAGGCGCCACCGTGCTGGCCAACCTGTCGGGGAGCCCCATCACCGTCGCCCGCGCCGAGGACCGACGGCTCCTGGTGCGCTCGCAGAGCTCGCGCTGCCTCGCGGCCTACCTGTACGCCGCCGCCGGCGAGGGCGAGTCGAGCACGGACCTGTCCTGGGACGGCCAGACGATGGTCTACGAGGTCGGCGAGCTGCTGGCCGAGACCGAGCGCTTCCCCGAGGGACCGCGCCGCTCGGTGGCCGACGTCGACCTGGGGCGCATCCGCCAGGAGCGGCTGCGCCAGGGCACGTTCGACGACAACCGGCGCACCCACGGGATCTCGACCCGTCGACAGGCTCAGGACACCGCGGGCCCGATCACCGGACGCCTGTTCCGCGAGGTGTCCTTCACCCTCGACCCACCCGCCGGAGGCATCGGCCTGCGCCGCAAGGTCGACCGCTTCCCGTTCGTGCCCGACGACGTCGAGCGGCTGGCCCAGGACTGCTACGAGGCCTACAACATCCAGGTGGCCGGGCTCGAGCAGCGGCTGCGCGCGATCGGCCAGCCGAAGGTCGTCATCGGCGTCTCGGGCGGCCTCGACTCCACCCACGCCCTGATCGTCGCCGCGCGCGCGATGGACCGGCTCGGGCGTTCGCGGAGCGACATCCTGGCTTACACGCTGCCGGGCTTCGCCACCAGCGACCACACCCGCGGCAACGCCACGCGTCTCGCGACGAGCCTGGGCGTGAGCTTCGCCGAGGTCGACATCCGCCCCGCCGCCGAGCAGATGCTGCGCGACCTCGACCACCCGTTCTCCGACGGGGAGCCGGTCTACGACGTGACGTTCGAGAACGTCCAGGCAGGCCTGCGCACCGACTACCTCTTCCGCTTCGCCAACCACCTCGGCGGGATCGTGCTCGGCACGGGCGACCTCTCCGAGCTCGCGCTGGGCTGGTGCACCTACGGGGTCGGCGACCAGATGTCGCACTACGCGGTCAACACGGGCGTGCCCAAGACCCTGATCCAGCACCTCATCCGCTGGGTGGTCTCCGAAGGCCTCTTCGACGCCGACGTCAACGAGGTCCTCGAGGTGATCGTCGACCAGGAGATCACCCCCGAGCTGGTGCCGACCGAGGAGGGCAAGAAGCCGCAGGCGACCGAGGACACCATCGGTCCCTACGCGCTGCAGGACTTCACGCTCTTCCACGTCCTGCGCCGCGGCACGCGTCCCTCCACCATCGCGTTCCTGGCCCACCACGCCTGGTCCGACGTCACCACGGGGGAATGGCCCCCCGGGCTGCCGGAGGCGCGCCGGACGGCGTACGACCTCGAGGAGATCCGGCACTGGCTCGAGGTCTTCGTGAAGCGCTTCTTCGCCTTCAGCCAGTTCAAGCGCAGCGCGCTGCCGAACGGTCCGAAGGTGTCCTCCGGCGGCTCGCTGAGCCCCCGTGGCGACTGGCGCGCGCCGAGCGACGGCAACGCCGCCGCCTGGCTCGCCGACCTGGAGCGGGTGCCTCGCGCCTGA